One Candidatus Nitronauta litoralis genomic window, ATTGTTTTTTGCCCGCAAAGGCAAAGGTGCCTGGATGCGTACCAACAATTCAGAAGACTTACCACTCCCTCTGGAAAAACAAGAAGGCTGGGTATTGGCAAGAAGCTGGCACCATGACAATTCCATGATTGAGGCTTTTGCTAAAAACAACAATATTAGCCAAAGCATTAAAATGAGTTCCGCCATTCGACTGGCACGCCTTTCCCAGGGAAAGGTGAATCTATGCGTTGTATCCAATAAATCGAAAGAATGGGATATTGCAGCGGGGCAGGTAATCCTGAAAGAAACCGGGGGCAGCATTGTGGAAATGGAATCGGGCAAGGAACCCGCATACAACAAGCCTGACATGCAGAATGCCTTTTCACTTGCAACGGCATCAGGTGTTTCCTTATCGCAATTGAAGCTCTAATTCTTTGTATTTACGCCACTTAAAGCGTACGCTATTGACAAGACCGTGACAGAGCCCCAGTTTAGTATTAAGAGGTCTTACGAAGGTTTTAATGACCTAACATTTCAACCAGGAGGTGTTTCCATGGAATGGTTAGACATCTCGGAATCGGGAATGATTTTTATGGGTATTGCAGCAGGAATCGCCGTAATAGGGATGTTTCTGTTTATGGGAAAAAATATGGAATGAGTCTAATAAAAAAAGGCCATCCTTAAATGGGTGGCCTTTTTTGTATATTGCTGTTCTCAGGTTTTTATAAGGTCTTTAATAGAAAATACTCCAACAATCTTGCCTCTTTCAGTTACGGCCAGTCGTTTTATTTTTTTTCGAAGAAGTTTGTCTTTCGTTTCCTGAACTGTTAACAGGTAATCCATTGTCAACATAGGACGAGTACAAACTTCGTCAACCTTTACCATTCCAGGGTCTTTTGATTTAGCCAGCACTCTATTGATTATGTCAGAGCGGGTGATCATCCCGGAATAATCATCCCCATCCTCGACCAGCAGGCAACCAACCTTTTTTTCCGCCATAATCGCGGCCGCATCAAAAATAGTTGCTTCCGGGGAAACGCTTATCACCGGGCTGCTCATATAATCACGTAAAATTTGCATGGGCCTCCAAATAGAAAATGAAATCTTATAATAAATATAAAGGTAAAGATGGAAAATGCAATCAGTAACTTACCGCCGCCCAGGTTCCAGGCGTTTTTTAATTATCCGATCGTATTCATTTTCGATGATCTCCGCGGTATTGTCCCAACAAAATTTCTTTCGAATGTCTATTTTTGCCGCCGCTCCAAACATCTCCATCCTGTCAGGGTCAGAAATACATTCAATCAACTTTGCTGCAAGCTCCTCAATATTACCTGGCGCAACCAGATTTCCCGTTTTTCCATTGATGATGAATTCAGGGAGTGCCCCCACTCTTGTGGCGATTACAGGCAAACCGGTTGCCATCGCTTCCGCAATAGCCAGTCCAAAACTTTCAATCCTTGAGGGGAATACTCCCGCAAGACTTTCGGAGGCCATTTTTCTGATGGTCGCCTCATCTTTCCAACCCTCAAATGAGACGGCCTCACTTATTCCCAGGCGTAAAGCCTTGCTCATGTATTCCTCTCGAAGTGCACCTTCGCCCACCAAAAGTAATTTAATATCGCTAAAATATTCACGGACTATTTTGAAAGCTTGGAGGAGCTCCGGAATCCCTTTTTGATCTGCCATGCGCCCCCACAGTATTAATTGTTTTTTCTGACCCTTCTCTCTCTTCACCTCATACCATTCAGAGGACACACCTGGAGAAACAACTTTTACTTTTCCAGGACTCAGTGCATCAAGAGCTTCTACCACCAGATTTTTTGAAAATTCACTAAAGGTAAAAACCAGATCAGCGCTCTGGGCCGTTGCTCTTTCAAGGTGGGTATTGACTGATTTCAGTAACCGTAAGGGACGGCCAATACTTTGGAGCAATCCCTCCGAGGGCAGAAAATTAGCATGAGATGTATAAAAGAATGGGATCTTAGCTTTTCTACAATGGGTGGGTGCAAACAGAGCTTCTTCAGCGTTTCCATGAACCAGATCAAAACTACCGGTTTCAATTAAACGTTTAATTTTTTTTCCGAAAGAAAAAATATTCAGATTTATGGTAGCGACTTGATAGAACTTTGCCCACTCTACAGAATAAGAAAGCCCGGGTGGATGTGGGTCCTTAGGCCTACGACCATATAACACGGTGACCTCATGCCCACGCCTTGAAAAAGCTGTCGCGAGATGATGAACCGCCAATGTCCCCCCCCCTTTGTTTCGAGTCCAGGGAGAACCATTTGCAGTTAAAAGGATACGCATGAATTTTCTAAGAATACAACTGGATGATTTGAGATGGATTGACGCCCAACTTAACCAGATCCTTGAAAATGGATTCCTGCCACGAATATGATGAAATGATAACTTTTAAGTCACCGGACTGCCATTGCTCCGGGTTCAGTGCAGAAGGCTCCACAATAGGGATACCGTGAATGAAGCTTCCAGATTTCACAGGATCATTATCCACAATCAGAAACAGCCGCTTTCCGGAAAACAATGAAGTCAAACGCCCCAGGAATTCTGTGTGATGCCCTCCTCCCCAGATAAGAAAGTTTCCATTTTCCGGTAAGAGGTCAACAACCGCCTGGACTTTTCTTATAGAATTTTCCCTGCATTCAACATATTCCAAAGCCATTTCTTCTTCATTTTTGAGATCCATCCTATCGGATACACATTCCCTCTGTTCAGTTGGTGAAGCCAGAACTCGAAAACCGTTCCCCTGTAAATCCAGTTTTTGGTCAACTTTCCACCCAGCTTCCGAGAGCATTCGCACAAGTGTATTTCGGCTGAAATGTGATCTATGGGGAACTGAAAAAAATCCACATATATCAGGCCCATGTGTCTCAACCGCCCTGTCCAGAACGGGAACTTCAACAAGTAAACGTGAAGTTGATCTTGTTTCTTTCCTCAACAACCGTAAAAACTCCAGTGGAGATGACAGGTGTTCAAGAAAATGGAATATAGTGATCAGATCAGCTTGAGGAAAGATGGAAGGGTTTTCGAGGTCTTGCTGGACAAATCGGATATGGGGAAATTTCAACCGGCCAGAAAGCACCATTTTCTCGTCCGTCTCAAAACCTGAAAGGGTGAAGCCTTCAGGAAAACCTCCCAGGAAGGAGCCATCACCACAACCCAGGTCTAAAACTGACCTGACTTCAGGGGCCATACTTAGAACCCAGTCGACCCGTTCTTCCGGATCACAATATCCATAGCTTGCACCGGCCCGTTCCATCAGCCAACGCGCACCTTCCCGAGTAAACCAAGGGTCGGTGTATACCATTCCGCAGCTATCACAAAATGCGACTCGATGGGTAAAACGATTCTGCCCATCCCGATCTTCAAAGCATTGAAGATCGTGCGTGCAAACAAGCTCCAAACCACCGCCAGCCCTGCAAAACGGGCAGAGGGTTTTGGATTGCAACGCTAAGGGAGGAATTTTATTCAGGAGTCTTTTGTAAGGACTCCAACCAAAGCCGGTTGAGACAGTCATAGATTGAATTATACAGCCCAATAAATATTATTTTTCTTAACGACTTTAAAACACAAAAACTCAAGAACCAGCTTCCCGGGCAGCCCAATCAAACCTTTATCAATTGATTTCCCTGGGATGATGGAGCTTCAACTATTTCCAAGGGAGTTAGAGGGGTCGCTTTTTCCTTGTCGACAGGGCGACTGGCAAACCAATATACCATGCCGACAAATACAGCTCCTCCCACCATGTTTCCAAAGCTTACCCAGATCAGGTTGTGACCAAAACCCGAAAATGTAATCATTTCCCCATGTGGCAACATAAGGGTAAGTCCAAGAACTGTCATATTGGCTACACAATGTTCGAATCCGGAAGCGATGAAAGCAAACAGGCACCAGAAGATCATGATAAGTTTGGCCGCGTCTCCCTGCATTCGGGAAGAAGTCCAGACAGCAAGGCAGACCAGCCAATTACATAAAACTCCCCGAACAAACAACTCCCAACCTCCAACGGTCATTTTACTTTCTCCAACTTTCAATAGGAGGTCGACGGCTCCATGAGTAAGGCTTCCAGATTGCACCATCAAGCCGGCAATGAATATGGAGCCCGCCAGATTCCCCAGGTAGCAGATGAGAAACAACTTGAGTACCGCGCTCCATCGAACCACTCTATTGAGCCCACCAATGACCATCGTCATATTATTTCCTGTAAACAGTTCAGACCCTGCAAATATGACAAGACTCAATGCGATGCCAAAACTGGCCCCCATGATCAGCTTCAAATAAGCGCCACCACCAGCAACATGGATCGGCCCTCCAACGGAAAATATCAAGAGAATGCCAAACCCGACATAAATCCCTGCAAGACAGGACAAAACAAAGTAGCCCAAAGGAGATCTGTCCAGATACTTGATTTTATTTTGGGCAATCTCATTCAAATTATTAATTTCCGCCTGAAACATTTGATTTCCTCCAACAGTTTCCCTGTTTATTTTTCAAGTAGTGGAAACCGGTTCTCTATTTTGACCTTCTGATTCCGGCATTCGTATTCCACGAGCTTTCCTTCTTTTTCGAACTGGATGCATTTTTTCCCGGGTATGAAAAGGAACCAGGTGCTGTAAGACATCGGGCAAATCTTCGCATGGAATATTCTCCATGATACGAGTGGCCAGTTGAGCGTTTGGACCTGTACGCCCCCCGACGAACACATCCACTGCATCGACTATTTCTCCTTTTACCCGCGTGCGTTTTCCAAGAAGACCAATGTCCGCAACAAGATGATTACCGCAACCTGCAGGACAACCGGACCAGTGAATGGATAACGGGGTGATTTCCTCCATTCGCTTTTCGAGTTCACGCGAAACCTTAACCGCTCTTGATTTCGTTTCTATAGTGGCCATGGAACAATAATCGGATCCAACGCAACTCACCAAATGGCGGGTCATCCCGAAGGGAGCATACAAAAGCTCTTTTAAAAGAGGTTCTTCAAGCAAGTCTCCCAGCTTTTTATCAGGAACATGTGGCAGGATGAGATTCTGGCTTGGAGAAAGCCTTATGTCCCCAGTCCCATAGCGCTCCGCTAAAACCGCAGCCTGTCTGAAACTGGAGGCAGATATCCTCCCGGTCACAACCTTCAAACCCACAAAATTCATTCCCGGCTGCTTCTGTCTGAAAATTCCAATATGGTCATTTTTTTTTTGTTCACGTGCATCTGTGCCCGCTGTCATCAAATCTCGCTCCAGCACTTGCACTAGTTCCTTTCGGAACCGGCCTTCGCCCCATTCCTCCAGAAGAAAAGCAAATCGATTTGCGGTTCGTGTCTCTCGATCACCGAAATCGCGATAAATGCGAATAATGGCATCACACACCTCAACAACTTCATCTGGCTTAACAAAAATATCCAGTGGTGTGGCAATGCGATACCCACCGGACCCCAGTTTTCCTCCACCCAGAACGTTAAAACCCGTGAGTGTTTCACCCTCGATAATTTTCCTGGCCGGAATTAAAGCCAGATCCTGGGTTTCAGCCTCTACACAATTGTGCGGACATCCCGAGATTGACATATTGAATTTCCTGGGCAAGTTGGTGAATTCTTTGTTCTCCAGAATATGCTGGGTCATCGCCATTACCTGAGGCATTCCGTCCAAAATCTCAGTTGATTGAAGGCCAGCAACGGAACAACCCATAATGTTGCGTACATTATCCATACCCGTCTGAAGCGAACTCAATCCGACAGACTCCATAATTTCAAATACGGCCAGCACATCTTCAATCTTCAAACTTCTAAGCTGGATTTGTTGACGTGTGGTGATATCGATCACACCATTTCCGTAGTTTTCCGCAATGTCTGCCAAAGCTTTCACTTGATGTGAATAAGTCATTCCATTGGGAATTCGAACACGGACCATAAACAAACCCGGTGTCGGTTTTCTGAGAAACAGGCCATACCATTTGAGCCGGTGGATATCTTCTTCTGAAATGGATTGCCACCCTTCCTGACCAAACCGGGCGAGGTCCTTTTTTATTTCCAGGCTATCCTTTTCACTCTTGAATTTTTCCACTTTATTCATAATGGCACTCCCATGAAGTTCTGTCTGGCCATCTGGCCGTTTTAATAACACTTCAAAGGTCGTGCCAATTAAAAAACTAAAACCCTAACTTGTTTTGTTTAAACCATTTGAATGTTTGTCTTTGTAGATATCAAACTTCTTTGGAAGGTATTTCAAATCGCAGGAAAGCCTAATAAACAAACAGAAAATAAAATGATGCTCAAAAAACAATCAAAACCAAAACTATTGGAAATAAAAATTCAGGAGGATGAAATTTCAGTTTTTCTAATAGCAAATAACTGGTCTGCAAACACATCAATGTCGTATTTACCTAAAATCGATAGTTTATCTAATGCCCGGTTGCAATAAAACCCGACATGCGTGGGATCATCTTTATACCACCATTGTTTGAAATGTTCGGGGGCTTGAGGATGTTCAATAAATGAGTTGGTCAGCAACGTGGAAAAAACCATGACTCCCCCGGGAGCAAGAATCTTCTCCAGTTCTTTTAGTTCAACCCAGGGGTCGGGAAGGTGCTCTATCACCTCCACCCCAATCACGGCATCGAATTTCCGTGAATAATTTTGATCTTTCAGGTAACCATGAACCATGGGTTCGAGGGGGGTGGTTGAAACACCCATCTCGTTGAGCGCTTTAGCCAGGCTGCCACATCCAGACCCGAAATCCAGGATGGACTCCGGTTTTGTATATTGCATGATTACATTCAACAATACCTGAGCTTTACTCAACCAACTGTCTGGCTCGGCTTCTCCCCACTGCTTTTTGTAGTGTGCCTCCTCTTCAATCTCTGAAACATGATCCGGGGAAAATATGAACCAGCAATCGGGGCATTTGAAAAACCTTCTTCCA contains:
- a CDS encoding glycosyltransferase family 4 protein, with the translated sequence MRILLTANGSPWTRNKGGGTLAVHHLATAFSRRGHEVTVLYGRRPKDPHPPGLSYSVEWAKFYQVATINLNIFSFGKKIKRLIETGSFDLVHGNAEEALFAPTHCRKAKIPFFYTSHANFLPSEGLLQSIGRPLRLLKSVNTHLERATAQSADLVFTFSEFSKNLVVEALDALSPGKVKVVSPGVSSEWYEVKREKGQKKQLILWGRMADQKGIPELLQAFKIVREYFSDIKLLLVGEGALREEYMSKALRLGISEAVSFEGWKDEATIRKMASESLAGVFPSRIESFGLAIAEAMATGLPVIATRVGALPEFIINGKTGNLVAPGNIEELAAKLIECISDPDRMEMFGAAAKIDIRKKFCWDNTAEIIENEYDRIIKKRLEPGRR
- a CDS encoding 3'(2'),5'-bisphosphate nucleotidase CysQ; amino-acid sequence: MQVYDSNDYQIQIKEDGTPVTRADLIAHDYITKALKHEFGYPVISEEAPVPPYEERQTWSQFFLVDPVDGTRDFIAKNDEFTVNIALVSGGEPVLGVVLVPAKGELFFARKGKGAWMRTNNSEDLPLPLEKQEGWVLARSWHHDNSMIEAFAKNNNISQSIKMSSAIRLARLSQGKVNLCVVSNKSKEWDIAAGQVILKETGGSIVEMESGKEPAYNKPDMQNAFSLATASGVSLSQLKL
- a CDS encoding CBS domain-containing protein, which encodes MQILRDYMSSPVISVSPEATIFDAAAIMAEKKVGCLLVEDGDDYSGMITRSDIINRVLAKSKDPGMVKVDEVCTRPMLTMDYLLTVQETKDKLLRKKIKRLAVTERGKIVGVFSIKDLIKT
- a CDS encoding formate/nitrite transporter family protein gives rise to the protein MFQAEINNLNEIAQNKIKYLDRSPLGYFVLSCLAGIYVGFGILLIFSVGGPIHVAGGGAYLKLIMGASFGIALSLVIFAGSELFTGNNMTMVIGGLNRVVRWSAVLKLFLICYLGNLAGSIFIAGLMVQSGSLTHGAVDLLLKVGESKMTVGGWELFVRGVLCNWLVCLAVWTSSRMQGDAAKLIMIFWCLFAFIASGFEHCVANMTVLGLTLMLPHGEMITFSGFGHNLIWVSFGNMVGGAVFVGMVYWFASRPVDKEKATPLTPLEIVEAPSSQGNQLIKV
- a CDS encoding class I SAM-dependent methyltransferase, which gives rise to MTVSTGFGWSPYKRLLNKIPPLALQSKTLCPFCRAGGGLELVCTHDLQCFEDRDGQNRFTHRVAFCDSCGMVYTDPWFTREGARWLMERAGASYGYCDPEERVDWVLSMAPEVRSVLDLGCGDGSFLGGFPEGFTLSGFETDEKMVLSGRLKFPHIRFVQQDLENPSIFPQADLITIFHFLEHLSSPLEFLRLLRKETRSTSRLLVEVPVLDRAVETHGPDICGFFSVPHRSHFSRNTLVRMLSEAGWKVDQKLDLQGNGFRVLASPTEQRECVSDRMDLKNEEEMALEYVECRENSIRKVQAVVDLLPENGNFLIWGGGHHTEFLGRLTSLFSGKRLFLIVDNDPVKSGSFIHGIPIVEPSALNPEQWQSGDLKVIISSYSWQESIFKDLVKLGVNPSQIIQLYS
- a CDS encoding ferredoxin--nitrite reductase, with amino-acid sequence MNKVEKFKSEKDSLEIKKDLARFGQEGWQSISEEDIHRLKWYGLFLRKPTPGLFMVRVRIPNGMTYSHQVKALADIAENYGNGVIDITTRQQIQLRSLKIEDVLAVFEIMESVGLSSLQTGMDNVRNIMGCSVAGLQSTEILDGMPQVMAMTQHILENKEFTNLPRKFNMSISGCPHNCVEAETQDLALIPARKIIEGETLTGFNVLGGGKLGSGGYRIATPLDIFVKPDEVVEVCDAIIRIYRDFGDRETRTANRFAFLLEEWGEGRFRKELVQVLERDLMTAGTDAREQKKNDHIGIFRQKQPGMNFVGLKVVTGRISASSFRQAAVLAERYGTGDIRLSPSQNLILPHVPDKKLGDLLEEPLLKELLYAPFGMTRHLVSCVGSDYCSMATIETKSRAVKVSRELEKRMEEITPLSIHWSGCPAGCGNHLVADIGLLGKRTRVKGEIVDAVDVFVGGRTGPNAQLATRIMENIPCEDLPDVLQHLVPFHTREKMHPVRKRRKARGIRMPESEGQNREPVSTT
- a CDS encoding class I SAM-dependent methyltransferase, translated to MDCRICKRPSGLFFENGRRFFKCPDCWFIFSPDHVSEIEEEAHYKKQWGEAEPDSWLSKAQVLLNVIMQYTKPESILDFGSGCGSLAKALNEMGVSTTPLEPMVHGYLKDQNYSRKFDAVIGVEVIEHLPDPWVELKELEKILAPGGVMVFSTLLTNSFIEHPQAPEHFKQWWYKDDPTHVGFYCNRALDKLSILGKYDIDVFADQLFAIRKTEISSS